In one Pyxidicoccus xibeiensis genomic region, the following are encoded:
- a CDS encoding NuoI/complex I 23 kDa subunit family protein, translated as MALKVTQDPRTDIRERAYVPELLRGLAVTTKHFFRNLFGTRDTNVRVEDRTGTSLMTTVQYPEEKPIYPEGYRGLHRLVPREDGKPRCVACYMCATICPAQCIYIEAGEYEETTAEGESRVIEKYPTQFVIDELRCIVCGLCVDACPKDAIRMDTYTHTPPEYTRQNFVYDIPKLLKGPAVSHPSDPWNKRDGSEEPHHSHKEAHTRVGEGLVELKLPQHGNIGAGHGHGGHGKATPGAQTGGHGQTVVTQQGPIQVTKFLK; from the coding sequence CGGCCTGGCCGTCACCACGAAGCACTTCTTCCGCAACCTCTTCGGTACCCGCGACACCAACGTGCGCGTGGAGGACCGCACCGGCACCAGCCTGATGACGACGGTGCAGTACCCCGAGGAGAAGCCCATCTACCCCGAGGGCTACCGCGGCCTGCACCGGCTGGTGCCGCGCGAGGATGGCAAGCCGCGCTGCGTGGCCTGCTACATGTGCGCCACCATCTGCCCGGCGCAGTGCATCTACATCGAGGCGGGCGAGTACGAGGAGACGACGGCCGAGGGTGAGTCGCGCGTCATCGAGAAGTACCCCACCCAGTTCGTCATCGACGAGCTGCGCTGCATCGTCTGCGGCCTGTGCGTGGATGCGTGCCCCAAGGACGCCATCCGCATGGACACGTACACGCACACCCCGCCGGAGTACACGCGGCAGAACTTCGTGTACGACATCCCCAAGCTGCTGAAGGGGCCGGCGGTGTCCCACCCGTCGGACCCGTGGAACAAGCGCGACGGCTCCGAGGAGCCGCACCACTCGCACAAGGAGGCCCACACCCGCGTGGGCGAGGGCCTGGTGGAGCTGAAGCTGCCGCAGCACGGCAACATCGGCGCGGGCCACGGCCACGGCGGCCACGGCAAGGCGACGCCGGGCGCCCAGACGGGCGGCCACGGCCAGACGGTCGTCACCCAGCAGGGCCCCATCCAGGTCACGAAGTTCCTCAAGTAG
- a CDS encoding (2Fe-2S) ferredoxin domain-containing protein, with protein MKRYRLSVCKGASCKAAGSDAVYAAARDTLSAQGLVPRCELYRGGCYGFCHMGPNVVVREDTGRKRDPLSPEDYQLMGWPGEVYYSHMTPEKMRRVAEEHIGKNAPVRELFGQPDSDSGDD; from the coding sequence ATGAAGCGTTACCGCCTGTCGGTGTGCAAGGGCGCCAGCTGCAAGGCCGCCGGTTCAGATGCCGTCTACGCCGCGGCGCGGGACACGCTGTCGGCCCAGGGCCTGGTGCCGCGCTGTGAGCTGTACCGCGGCGGCTGCTACGGCTTCTGCCACATGGGCCCCAACGTCGTCGTCCGCGAGGACACCGGCCGCAAGAGGGACCCGCTGTCGCCCGAGGACTACCAGCTGATGGGCTGGCCGGGCGAGGTGTACTACTCGCACATGACGCCGGAGAAGATGCGGCGCGTGGCGGAGGAGCACATCGGGAAGAATGCGCCGGTGCGCGAGCTCTTCGGCCAGCCGGACTCCGATTCCGGAGACGACTGA
- a CDS encoding adenylate/guanylate cyclase domain-containing protein, with the protein MAILFGCVLGLLVYLRAPGLAEPRREDSPTWVPLGALDTAQAWLEGYERATYDWRVRELGERSERPDEAVVVAIDDETLAEARQDDRPGVAMQPWPRQLVGGMVHRLVEEGALLVLVDLPFPELSPSACVDPKLSPQGPTGDDAAFRALLEREPGRALLAFSWESQGPRVLPPASRLWPYRVKLGAYATPAEAFTRAQAVLAVQRPAFIIPAGNQVEVWGGATDEADGRALGARLGVGSAAIEERRAVDDTHRVGPTDLFVSLAEVQVEGLDASKLVEVRHLQHPVAPLLGGGTGYGAVTLPADPDGVVRAIPHLVSFNVRGQRHILPSLPLAAAMRLAETRKLRYADGRLYIGDAHSVPMDASGFSLLRWDAPTAGRGSRGSLARSIRAWNVLLNVFDVADERPARFDNDLEGRSVVLTLTAGEAGHLRPTPIGPETPGGAILGQALANILRSDGITRATPDLDLVLTVGLAFSGAFLALSLSFLLRSVRGAVLYVGMLVAAGAGYAAAAAYVFVEQRLWIAMAGPLMAMVGAFVVTILYAFSTERQIRDFVHNALGRYVSPEVARLVARDLSLMRPERRKMSVYLCDIEGFTRLSEGMSPEQLVGLFNEYLTEMAAVVRSTAGQVDKYIGDSVMAFWGAPVRTDRHAHLACEAALKLRAVLADKQDAWEKKYGRRLGFRAGIDTGEVVVGDMGSELKSNYTVLGDAVGLAARLESVNKVYGTYVLVGDETARLASDGYVFRVVDHVRFKGRAQPVRVHELVARRGELTPRMQEQLALHEQALTAYHQRRFAEAHALFERASMDFQDTVAAVYVARCARFIVQPPPAEWDGVHGLEDAGPTAAAA; encoded by the coding sequence ATGGCCATCCTCTTCGGCTGCGTGCTGGGGTTGCTGGTCTATCTGCGCGCGCCCGGCCTGGCGGAGCCGCGTCGCGAGGACTCGCCCACCTGGGTGCCCCTGGGCGCGCTCGACACCGCGCAGGCCTGGCTGGAGGGCTACGAGCGCGCCACCTACGACTGGCGCGTGCGCGAGCTGGGCGAGCGCTCCGAGCGGCCCGACGAGGCGGTGGTGGTCGCCATCGACGACGAGACGCTCGCCGAGGCCCGCCAGGACGACCGGCCCGGCGTCGCCATGCAGCCGTGGCCGCGCCAGCTGGTGGGCGGCATGGTGCACCGGCTGGTGGAGGAGGGCGCCCTGCTGGTGCTCGTGGACCTGCCCTTTCCCGAGCTGAGCCCCAGCGCCTGCGTCGACCCGAAGCTGTCGCCCCAGGGCCCCACCGGCGACGACGCCGCCTTCCGCGCGCTGCTGGAGCGCGAGCCCGGCCGCGCGCTGCTCGCCTTCTCCTGGGAGTCCCAGGGCCCGCGCGTGCTGCCCCCCGCCAGCCGCCTGTGGCCCTATCGCGTGAAGCTGGGCGCCTACGCCACGCCCGCCGAGGCGTTCACCCGCGCGCAGGCGGTGCTCGCCGTGCAGCGGCCCGCGTTCATCATCCCCGCCGGCAACCAGGTGGAGGTCTGGGGCGGCGCCACCGATGAAGCAGACGGGCGGGCGCTGGGCGCCCGGCTCGGCGTGGGCTCCGCGGCCATCGAGGAGCGCCGCGCCGTGGACGACACCCACCGCGTGGGCCCCACGGACCTCTTCGTCTCGCTGGCGGAGGTGCAGGTGGAGGGGCTGGACGCCTCGAAGCTGGTGGAGGTGCGTCACCTCCAGCACCCCGTGGCGCCGCTGCTGGGCGGCGGCACCGGCTACGGCGCCGTCACGCTCCCGGCGGACCCGGACGGCGTGGTGCGCGCCATTCCGCACCTCGTGTCCTTCAACGTGCGCGGCCAGCGCCACATCCTGCCCTCGCTGCCGCTCGCCGCCGCCATGCGCCTGGCCGAGACGCGCAAGCTGCGCTACGCGGACGGCCGCCTGTACATCGGCGACGCGCACTCGGTGCCCATGGACGCGTCGGGCTTCAGCCTGCTGCGCTGGGACGCGCCCACGGCGGGCCGGGGCTCGCGCGGCTCGCTGGCCCGCTCCATCCGCGCGTGGAACGTGCTCCTCAACGTCTTCGACGTGGCGGACGAGCGCCCCGCGCGCTTCGACAACGACCTGGAAGGCCGCTCCGTCGTCCTCACGCTCACCGCGGGCGAGGCCGGCCACCTGCGCCCGACGCCCATCGGCCCCGAGACGCCGGGGGGCGCGATTCTGGGGCAGGCCCTGGCCAACATCCTCCGCTCGGACGGCATCACCCGCGCCACGCCGGACCTGGACCTGGTGCTCACCGTGGGCCTGGCCTTCTCCGGGGCCTTCCTCGCGCTGTCGCTCAGCTTCCTCCTGCGCTCGGTGCGCGGCGCCGTCCTCTACGTGGGCATGCTCGTCGCCGCGGGCGCGGGCTACGCGGCGGCCGCCGCCTACGTCTTCGTCGAGCAGCGGCTGTGGATTGCCATGGCCGGCCCGCTGATGGCCATGGTGGGCGCCTTCGTCGTCACCATCCTCTACGCCTTCAGCACCGAGCGGCAGATTCGCGACTTCGTCCACAACGCGCTCGGCCGCTACGTCAGCCCGGAGGTGGCGCGGCTGGTGGCCCGGGACTTGAGCCTGATGCGGCCCGAGCGCCGGAAGATGTCCGTGTACCTCTGCGACATCGAGGGCTTCACCCGCCTGTCGGAAGGCATGTCCCCCGAGCAGCTGGTGGGCCTCTTCAACGAGTACCTCACTGAGATGGCCGCCGTGGTGCGCTCCACGGCGGGGCAGGTGGACAAGTACATCGGCGACTCCGTCATGGCCTTCTGGGGCGCGCCGGTGCGCACGGACCGGCACGCGCACCTGGCCTGCGAGGCCGCGCTGAAGCTGCGCGCGGTGCTCGCCGACAAGCAGGACGCCTGGGAGAAGAAGTACGGCCGCCGCCTGGGCTTCCGCGCCGGCATCGACACCGGCGAGGTGGTGGTGGGCGACATGGGCAGCGAGCTGAAGTCCAACTACACCGTGCTGGGTGACGCGGTGGGGCTCGCCGCGCGGCTCGAGTCCGTCAACAAGGTGTACGGCACCTACGTGCTGGTGGGGGACGAGACGGCCCGGCTCGCGAGCGACGGCTACGTCTTCCGCGTGGTGGACCACGTGCGCTTCAAGGGCCGCGCGCAGCCGGTGCGCGTCCACGAGCTGGTGGCGCGCCGCGGAGAGCTCACCCCGCGCATGCAGGAGCAGCTCGCCCTCCACGAGCAGGCCCTCACCGCGTACCACCAGCGGCGCTTCGCGGAGGCCCACGCCCTCTTCGAGCGCGCCTCCATGGACTTCCAGGACACCGTCGCCGCCGTGTACGTGGCCCGCTGCGCCCGCTTCATCGTCCAGCCGCCGCCCGCCGAGTGGGACGGCGTGCACGGGCTGGAGGACGCGGGGCCCACCGCCGCCGCGGCGTGA
- a CDS encoding YtxH domain-containing protein has protein sequence MVNLNSLKKMDKDDLLNLIGLETRRDTTDTLLPVLGAFAAGILVGAGLGLLLAPKPGNQLRDDLKQRLASGQELINNAVNRSGDNAQQGTSSTPRNV, from the coding sequence ATGGTGAATCTCAACAGCCTCAAGAAGATGGACAAGGATGACCTGCTGAACCTCATCGGCCTGGAGACCCGTCGCGACACGACGGACACGCTCCTGCCGGTGCTGGGCGCCTTCGCGGCGGGCATCCTGGTGGGCGCGGGCCTGGGCCTGCTGCTCGCGCCGAAGCCGGGCAACCAGCTTCGTGACGACCTGAAGCAGCGGCTGGCGAGCGGCCAGGAGCTCATCAACAACGCGGTGAACCGCTCGGGCGACAACGCCCAGCAGGGCACGTCGTCGACGCCGCGCAACGTCTGA